From the genome of Ralstonia pickettii, one region includes:
- a CDS encoding heavy-metal-associated domain-containing protein, whose product MTTSSTTFSVSGMSCGHCVSAVTRAVQQVDAGANVQVDLDKQTVAVTSGASTDAVKAAIEQAGYPVKSSG is encoded by the coding sequence ATGACGACGTCTTCCACGACCTTTTCCGTGAGCGGCATGAGCTGCGGCCATTGCGTCTCAGCTGTCACCCGTGCGGTGCAGCAGGTCGATGCCGGCGCCAATGTGCAGGTCGATCTGGACAAGCAAACCGTGGCCGTCACCAGCGGTGCCAGCACCGACGCCGTCAAGGCCGCCATCGAGCAAGCCGGCTACCCGGTCAAATCTTCCGGCTGA
- a CDS encoding response regulator transcription factor translates to MRILLIEDDRAIASGIHAGLTQAGHRVQVVHDGVFATEQLTRQTHDLVILDLGLPGIDGMTLLSQFRARDRVTPVLILTARDGLLDKVNGLNAGADDYLLKPFEMLELVARVGALLRRRNDSTEPAARPDILVGRLRMSGVERRIFVDAAPLELSPREFAVLELLMLRQGRVVSKVQLQDHLASFGHAIGEASHDVVGDTAIEVYVHRVRRKIEHSEAEIVTVRGFGYLLQARAAA, encoded by the coding sequence ATGCGCATCCTGCTGATTGAAGACGACCGCGCCATCGCCAGCGGCATCCATGCCGGACTCACCCAAGCCGGGCATCGGGTGCAGGTCGTGCACGACGGTGTTTTCGCCACGGAACAGCTCACGAGGCAGACGCACGACCTGGTGATCCTCGATCTCGGGCTGCCCGGCATCGACGGCATGACGCTGCTGTCGCAATTTCGGGCGCGCGATCGCGTGACCCCGGTGCTGATCCTCACCGCACGGGACGGCCTGCTCGACAAGGTGAACGGGCTGAACGCCGGCGCCGATGATTACCTCCTCAAACCGTTCGAGATGCTCGAACTCGTGGCCCGCGTAGGCGCCCTGCTGCGCCGTCGCAATGATTCGACCGAGCCGGCCGCGCGGCCCGACATCCTTGTCGGACGGTTGCGCATGAGTGGCGTGGAGCGCCGCATCTTTGTCGATGCCGCACCGCTGGAACTGTCGCCGCGCGAATTTGCCGTGCTGGAGTTGCTGATGCTTCGCCAAGGCCGGGTGGTCAGCAAGGTGCAGTTGCAGGACCACCTTGCGAGCTTCGGCCACGCCATCGGTGAAGCCAGCCACGACGTGGTGGGCGATACGGCCATCGAAGTCTATGTGCACCGCGTGCGCCGCAAGATCGAACATTCCGAGGCAGAGATCGTCACGGTGCGCGGCTTCGGCTATTTGCTGCAGGCACGCGCGGCGGCGTAG
- a CDS encoding heavy metal translocating P-type ATPase — MTAASLPDVPSTDLDIGGMTCAACAGRVERALRAVPGVTEASVNLATERARVQGGAASDALIAAVTAAGYEAHVATDETAAPAAAEPDFWEGAGPVCIAAALSVPLVLPMIVGWFGGDWMLPAWVQWLLATPVQFVIGARFYKAGWKALRAGAGNMDLLVALGTSAAYGLSLWLWWRAGADGMHHAPHLYFESAAVVITLVRLGKWLEVRAKRQTAQAIRALQALRPDTARVRGADGTLRDTPVAQVRVGDVVSVRAGERIPVDAVVLEGASHVDESMLTGESLPVPKREGDRVTAGAIATDGVLLVRTTAIGADTMLSRIIRLVEDAQAAKPPIQQLVDRVSAIFVPAVLAAALLTLAGWTIAGAGWETAIVNAVAVLVIACPCALGLATPSAIMAGTGAGARRGILIADAQALERAQQVDFVVFDKTGTLTVGQPRVTSVEPASGIDADMLLDQLAALQAENTHPLAQATRDYAKERGRAITPAQSPEVLAGRGTRGIVNGASLQLGNARWMDELGLDRSALQARADALEAQGNTVSWLAQRDEGGVQLRGLIAFGDALKPGAKSAVAALQARGVRTALVTGDNAGAAHSVARALGIDEVAAQVLPQDKAARVTAWQQGGHVVAMVGDGINDAPALAAADVGIAMATGTDVAMQAAGITLMRGEPRLVSDALDLSRRTVAKIRQNLFWAFIYNVVGIPLAAFGLLNPTFAGAAMAFSSVSVVTNALMLRRWRATGDKA, encoded by the coding sequence ATGACTGCAGCCAGCCTTCCCGACGTGCCTTCGACCGATCTCGATATCGGTGGGATGACGTGCGCTGCCTGTGCGGGCCGTGTCGAACGTGCCTTGCGTGCCGTGCCCGGCGTGACCGAAGCGAGCGTGAATCTCGCGACCGAGCGGGCGCGCGTGCAAGGCGGCGCGGCAAGCGATGCGCTGATCGCCGCTGTTACCGCGGCCGGCTATGAGGCCCACGTCGCTACCGATGAAACCGCTGCGCCCGCTGCTGCCGAACCCGACTTCTGGGAAGGCGCCGGCCCTGTGTGCATTGCCGCCGCACTGTCTGTGCCGCTTGTTTTGCCGATGATTGTCGGGTGGTTCGGTGGCGACTGGATGTTGCCGGCCTGGGTGCAATGGCTGCTGGCAACGCCTGTGCAGTTCGTGATTGGCGCACGCTTCTACAAGGCCGGCTGGAAGGCGCTCCGTGCGGGTGCCGGCAATATGGATCTGCTGGTCGCGCTCGGCACGTCGGCGGCGTATGGGCTGTCGCTGTGGCTATGGTGGCGTGCCGGGGCGGACGGGATGCACCACGCGCCGCACCTGTACTTCGAAAGCGCCGCCGTGGTCATCACGCTGGTGCGGCTTGGCAAGTGGCTGGAAGTGCGTGCCAAGCGCCAGACAGCCCAGGCCATCCGTGCCTTGCAGGCGCTGCGTCCCGACACCGCTCGCGTGCGCGGTGCCGACGGCACGCTGCGCGATACCCCTGTCGCCCAGGTGCGCGTGGGCGATGTGGTGTCCGTGCGCGCCGGTGAACGCATCCCCGTGGACGCGGTGGTGCTGGAAGGCGCGAGCCACGTCGATGAATCCATGCTGACCGGCGAAAGCCTGCCCGTGCCCAAGCGCGAAGGCGACCGCGTGACCGCCGGCGCCATCGCCACCGATGGCGTGCTGCTGGTGCGTACCACGGCGATTGGCGCGGACACCATGCTCTCGCGCATCATCCGTCTCGTTGAAGACGCACAGGCTGCCAAGCCGCCGATCCAGCAACTGGTCGACCGCGTCAGCGCCATTTTCGTGCCGGCGGTGCTGGCGGCGGCGTTGCTCACGCTGGCGGGTTGGACCATTGCCGGTGCGGGGTGGGAGACGGCCATCGTCAACGCTGTTGCCGTGCTGGTAATTGCCTGCCCATGTGCGCTGGGTCTTGCGACGCCGTCCGCCATCATGGCCGGCACGGGTGCGGGCGCGCGGCGCGGCATCCTGATTGCGGACGCGCAGGCGCTGGAACGCGCGCAACAAGTGGATTTCGTCGTCTTCGACAAGACGGGCACGCTCACCGTCGGCCAGCCGCGTGTGACGTCGGTGGAACCGGCATCCGGCATCGACGCCGACATGCTGCTCGATCAGCTTGCCGCGCTGCAGGCCGAGAACACGCATCCGCTGGCACAGGCCACGCGCGACTATGCCAAGGAGAGGGGTCGCGCTATCACGCCCGCGCAATCGCCGGAAGTGCTGGCCGGACGCGGCACGCGGGGCATCGTGAATGGCGCATCGCTGCAACTTGGCAATGCGCGGTGGATGGATGAACTGGGGCTCGATCGCAGCGCATTGCAAGCGCGCGCCGATGCGCTGGAGGCGCAAGGCAACACCGTCTCGTGGCTCGCACAACGTGATGAAGGTGGCGTGCAGTTGCGTGGCCTGATTGCATTTGGCGATGCGCTCAAGCCCGGTGCGAAGTCGGCCGTGGCGGCGCTGCAGGCCCGTGGCGTGCGCACCGCGCTCGTGACGGGCGACAACGCTGGGGCAGCGCACAGCGTGGCGCGGGCACTCGGCATCGATGAAGTGGCTGCGCAAGTGCTGCCGCAAGACAAGGCCGCACGCGTGACGGCGTGGCAGCAGGGCGGCCATGTGGTGGCGATGGTGGGCGATGGCATCAACGACGCGCCTGCGCTGGCGGCGGCCGATGTCGGCATCGCCATGGCCACCGGCACCGATGTGGCGATGCAGGCCGCCGGTATCACGCTCATGCGCGGCGAACCGCGTCTGGTGAGCGACGCGCTCGACCTCTCGCGCCGCACCGTGGCCAAGATCCGCCAGAACCTGTTCTGGGCCTTCATCTATAACGTGGTGGGCATTCCGCTGGCGGCATTCGGCTTGCTGAACCCGACATTTGCCGGCGCGGCCATGGCGTTCTCCAGCGTGAGCGTGGTCACCAATGCGCTGATGCTGCGCCGCTGGCGCGCCACCGGAGACAAGGCATGA
- a CDS encoding Lrp/AsnC family transcriptional regulator → MISLDTFDLALLAALQRDGRATHQQLSEQVHLSASQVGRRLARLESEGVIEGYRVVLSPTGLGLGVTVFASVKLAHHGDAIVERFHEEISLLDAVQECYSVAGDADYMLRVVVPDLPALSEFVMRKLMRVPGVDNVRSNIVLTALKRDGALPLSHLGG, encoded by the coding sequence ATGATTTCGCTTGATACCTTCGATCTAGCCCTGTTAGCGGCGCTTCAGCGCGATGGGCGTGCGACGCATCAGCAGCTTTCGGAGCAGGTTCACCTTTCGGCCAGCCAGGTCGGGCGGCGTCTGGCGCGGCTTGAATCGGAAGGCGTGATCGAGGGCTACCGCGTCGTGCTTTCGCCGACCGGGCTGGGGTTGGGCGTGACGGTGTTTGCCAGCGTCAAGCTCGCCCATCACGGCGACGCCATCGTCGAACGCTTTCATGAAGAGATCAGCCTGCTCGATGCGGTGCAGGAATGCTATTCCGTGGCGGGCGACGCCGATTACATGCTCCGCGTGGTGGTGCCGGATCTGCCCGCACTGTCGGAATTCGTCATGCGCAAGCTGATGCGCGTGCCGGGTGTGGATAACGTGCGGTCCAATATCGTACTGACAGCCCTGAAGAGGGATGGCGCGTTGCCGCTATCCCACCTTGGTGGGTAA
- the phhA gene encoding phenylalanine 4-monooxygenase, with amino-acid sequence MAIATNAPEAAQNAAPAGFNGTLTDKLREQFAEGLDGQTLRADFTMQQPVHRYTAADHATWRTLYDRQEALLPGRVCDEFLQGLSTLGMSRDAVPSFDQLNETLMRATGWQIVAVPGLVPDEVFFDHLANRRFPASWWMRRPDQLDYLQEPDCFHDIFGHVPLLINPIFADYMEAYGKGGLKAARLGQLDMLARLYWYTVEFGLIRTPAGLRIYGAGIVSSKSESVYALDSASPNRIGFDVRRIMRTRYRIDTFQKTYFTIDSFEQLFDATRPDFTPLYEELAALPTIGAGDVMDGDVVLNVGNREGWADTADI; translated from the coding sequence ATGGCCATCGCAACCAATGCCCCCGAAGCAGCCCAAAACGCCGCTCCGGCCGGCTTCAACGGCACCCTGACCGACAAGCTGCGCGAGCAATTTGCAGAAGGCCTTGACGGCCAGACGCTGCGCGCCGACTTCACCATGCAGCAACCGGTGCATCGCTACACCGCCGCCGACCATGCAACGTGGCGCACGCTGTACGACCGCCAGGAAGCGCTGCTGCCCGGCCGTGTGTGCGACGAATTCCTGCAAGGCCTGTCGACGCTGGGCATGAGCCGCGATGCCGTGCCGTCCTTCGACCAGCTCAACGAAACGCTGATGCGCGCCACCGGCTGGCAGATCGTCGCCGTGCCCGGCCTGGTGCCCGACGAAGTGTTCTTCGATCACCTGGCCAACCGTCGCTTCCCCGCGAGCTGGTGGATGCGTCGCCCCGATCAGCTCGATTACCTGCAAGAGCCGGATTGCTTTCACGACATCTTCGGCCACGTGCCGCTGCTGATTAACCCGATCTTTGCCGACTACATGGAAGCCTACGGCAAGGGTGGCCTGAAGGCTGCACGCCTGGGTCAGCTCGACATGCTGGCGCGCCTGTACTGGTACACGGTGGAATTCGGGCTGATCCGTACGCCGGCCGGCCTGCGCATCTACGGGGCGGGCATCGTGTCGAGCAAGAGTGAATCGGTATATGCGCTGGATTCGGCCAGCCCGAACCGCATCGGGTTTGACGTGCGCCGCATCATGCGCACGCGCTATCGCATCGACACGTTTCAGAAGACCTACTTCACCATCGACAGCTTCGAGCAACTGTTCGATGCCACGCGCCCGGACTTCACGCCGCTGTATGAAGAACTCGCCGCGCTGCCGACCATCGGTGCGGGCGATGTGATGGATGGCGATGTGGTGCTGAACGTCGGAAACCGCGAAGGTTGGGCAGACACGGCGGACATCTGA
- a CDS encoding lysoplasmalogenase — translation MVEGHTTHPAHAPAHLSGGYGMPARVRAWWVAAAVAGVTYGGMLTMVAVEVPPGTPLVGRIVAQPLWKMLMALLLARAASLHEIPRERRWLIGAMMFSALGDLWLALPGLAFSFMAGLGCFLLAHLCYLRVLVGLRGVSSAIRMIGVGVMIGVAIGMLLWYWPGLGELKGPVIAYMIVLSAMVCAALLARLPGPLTAWGALAFAASDAMIGISVFVFPFTDHELAIWWSYAAAQLLISAGLLTRRTPPPRRAAA, via the coding sequence ATGGTTGAAGGGCACACCACGCATCCGGCGCACGCGCCGGCGCATCTGTCAGGCGGCTACGGCATGCCGGCACGGGTTCGCGCGTGGTGGGTGGCTGCTGCCGTGGCAGGCGTGACCTACGGCGGCATGCTGACCATGGTGGCCGTGGAAGTCCCACCCGGCACCCCGCTGGTCGGTCGCATCGTCGCGCAGCCGCTGTGGAAAATGCTGATGGCGTTGCTGCTGGCGCGCGCCGCCTCGCTGCACGAGATTCCGCGCGAGCGGCGCTGGCTGATCGGCGCCATGATGTTTTCCGCACTCGGGGATCTGTGGCTCGCTCTGCCGGGGCTCGCGTTCTCGTTCATGGCCGGGCTGGGCTGCTTCCTGCTGGCGCATCTGTGCTATCTGCGGGTGCTGGTGGGGCTGCGTGGCGTGTCGTCGGCCATCCGCATGATCGGTGTCGGCGTGATGATCGGCGTGGCCATCGGCATGCTGCTGTGGTACTGGCCAGGCCTCGGCGAGCTCAAGGGGCCCGTCATCGCCTACATGATCGTCCTCTCGGCGATGGTGTGCGCGGCATTGCTAGCCCGCCTGCCGGGGCCGCTGACGGCGTGGGGCGCACTCGCGTTTGCAGCTTCCGACGCGATGATCGGCATCAGCGTGTTCGTCTTTCCGTTCACCGACCACGAGCTGGCGATCTGGTGGAGTTACGCCGCTGCGCAGCTGCTCATCAGCGCGGGATTGCTCACGCGCCGCACACCGCCGCCGCGCCGCGCTGCTGCATAA
- a CDS encoding sensor histidine kinase, which produces MFKRHRPASSSASAAPAKGGNGAISLRLHLLRALATPLFGLIVGTGALSYWLAAHYTAQVFDRALVGVANTLAEQLRIAGPHVPAAKLYDIALTAQTLVQNSGEDRIYWRISGPTGTLVGRDTPLGYGSGQVRIGDARVFYSWIDGKQVRAVHLLVPGVSAEVPKPRSPRLPVPPDPEDDVTRPALAPTQAQTAPAFNPSNPPDAMQAEGGIVVEVAELLDHRDTAAKEVLLSVSIPLIVLLAIGGLILSLVLKEELQPLQTLADTLNKQSARSVTPLPAESAERVPAELQPLINAMNALLARLRDALEAQRTFIADAAHQLRTPLTALKLHADRAVDAKTLDDARPALLELQSGANRAVRLSNQLLTLARAEPGMTLDQLGTPMRVDLVSLAFDTGAEWVPRALARGLDLGFEAWPHDATLPGSLQAPVLANAVLLREAINNLLDNAIKYVPAGGRVTLRAGIEADAASRWWGVVSVEDNGPGIPPERRGEVFQRFFRGDADHRPGQPQGSGLGLAIVHDIVRLHGGTVAIDDATARDGSRVMRFVLRLPLADDAV; this is translated from the coding sequence ATGTTCAAGCGCCACCGTCCCGCCTCGTCGTCGGCTTCAGCTGCACCGGCCAAGGGCGGCAACGGTGCGATCAGCCTGCGCCTGCATCTGTTGCGTGCGCTGGCGACACCGCTGTTCGGCCTCATTGTGGGGACCGGCGCGCTGTCGTACTGGCTCGCCGCGCATTACACCGCGCAGGTGTTCGATCGCGCATTGGTGGGGGTGGCGAACACGCTGGCTGAGCAATTGCGCATCGCCGGTCCGCATGTGCCGGCGGCCAAGCTCTACGACATTGCTCTCACCGCCCAGACGCTCGTCCAGAACAGCGGCGAAGACCGCATCTACTGGCGCATTTCCGGCCCCACCGGCACCCTCGTTGGGCGCGACACGCCATTGGGCTACGGCTCGGGCCAGGTTCGCATTGGCGATGCGCGCGTGTTCTACAGCTGGATCGACGGCAAACAGGTACGTGCGGTGCATCTGCTCGTGCCGGGCGTGAGCGCGGAGGTGCCCAAGCCGCGCTCGCCGCGACTACCTGTACCGCCCGATCCCGAAGACGATGTCACGCGCCCTGCGCTCGCGCCCACGCAGGCGCAGACGGCACCGGCGTTCAACCCGTCCAACCCGCCCGATGCCATGCAGGCCGAGGGCGGCATCGTCGTGGAAGTGGCGGAGCTGCTGGACCATCGCGATACGGCCGCCAAGGAAGTGCTGCTGTCGGTATCGATTCCATTGATCGTGCTGCTGGCAATTGGCGGGCTGATTCTTTCGCTCGTGCTCAAGGAAGAATTGCAGCCGTTGCAGACGCTGGCCGATACGCTCAACAAGCAGAGCGCGCGTTCGGTGACACCGCTGCCGGCGGAATCGGCCGAACGCGTGCCGGCCGAACTGCAGCCGCTCATCAACGCGATGAACGCGCTGCTGGCCCGGCTGCGCGACGCACTGGAAGCGCAGCGCACCTTCATCGCAGACGCGGCACATCAACTCCGCACGCCGCTGACGGCGTTGAAGCTGCACGCCGATCGCGCTGTCGACGCCAAGACATTGGACGATGCCCGCCCCGCGCTGCTCGAGCTGCAATCGGGTGCGAACCGCGCGGTGCGTCTATCCAACCAGTTGCTCACGCTGGCGCGTGCCGAGCCAGGTATGACGCTGGACCAACTGGGCACGCCGATGCGCGTCGATCTTGTCTCGCTGGCGTTCGACACCGGCGCCGAGTGGGTGCCGCGCGCGCTCGCGCGCGGGCTGGACCTGGGCTTCGAGGCCTGGCCGCACGACGCCACATTGCCGGGTTCGTTGCAGGCGCCGGTGCTGGCCAATGCAGTGCTGCTGCGCGAAGCCATCAACAACCTGCTCGACAACGCCATCAAATACGTGCCGGCCGGCGGACGCGTGACCTTGCGCGCCGGCATTGAGGCCGACGCGGCATCCCGATGGTGGGGTGTGGTGAGTGTGGAAGACAACGGCCCGGGCATTCCGCCCGAGCGGCGCGGTGAAGTCTTCCAGCGCTTCTTCCGTGGGGATGCGGACCACCGCCCTGGGCAGCCGCAAGGCAGCGGCCTGGGCCTGGCCATCGTGCACGACATCGTGCGCCTGCACGGCGGCACCGTTGCCATCGACGATGCAACCGCGCGCGATGGCAGCCGCGTGATGCGCTTCGTGTTGCGTCTGCCGCTGGCAGACGACGCCGTCTGA
- the cueR gene encoding Cu(I)-responsive transcriptional regulator codes for MTRTDLIDKGPVNIGEAAKTSGVSAKMIRYYESIGLLPPSPRTEGNYRMYDARALHVLRFIHRSRSLGFALEEIRTLLSLWNDRERASADVKAVTLRHVADLDARISELQTMRDTLMTLANACHGDDRPDCPILQSVAGEGGEAGGSDACCL; via the coding sequence ATGACGCGCACCGATCTGATCGACAAAGGCCCCGTCAACATTGGCGAGGCCGCAAAGACCAGTGGCGTGTCGGCCAAGATGATCCGGTACTACGAAAGCATCGGCCTGCTGCCGCCGAGTCCGCGCACCGAAGGCAACTACCGCATGTACGACGCGCGGGCGTTGCATGTGCTGCGCTTTATCCACAGGTCGCGCTCGCTGGGTTTCGCGCTGGAGGAAATCCGCACGCTGCTGTCGTTGTGGAACGATCGCGAACGGGCCAGCGCCGATGTGAAGGCCGTCACCCTGCGCCACGTGGCGGATCTCGACGCGCGCATCAGCGAGCTGCAGACCATGCGCGACACGCTCATGACGCTCGCCAATGCGTGCCACGGCGATGATCGCCCCGATTGCCCGATCCTCCAGAGCGTGGCTGGCGAGGGCGGGGAGGCCGGCGGCTCCGACGCCTGCTGTCTCTGA
- a CDS encoding delta(1)-pyrroline-2-carboxylate reductase family protein: MLETLDAATTAARLPYAALADAIAQVLRDARAGRALAPARLVMPVAGGGSLLLMPASNADIAITKMITVHPHNPGQGLPAIHGEVVVMDARTGVRRLMLDGPTVTAHRTAAVSLLAARLLAPEPAGDLLLIGAGAQARAHLEAFRFGLGTRRVTIIARTAASADGLADYARALGMNATALAGGDAAGVADAARAALPQASLVITATPSSQPVLPDLGDPSQPAGYAWGAHHFIAAVGAFRPDMAELPPRLCVHAAAVDRLYADTLVDLEAEAGDLLQAGVPWSRVRPLQQCIDTPPDTLTQPAPVSPVVFKSVGSALWDLAACVLALTKSTAV, from the coding sequence ATGCTGGAGACCCTCGACGCTGCCACCACGGCAGCCCGCTTGCCGTATGCCGCCTTGGCCGATGCCATCGCCCAGGTGTTGCGCGACGCGCGCGCAGGCCGTGCCCTGGCGCCGGCCCGCCTTGTGATGCCCGTGGCGGGCGGGGGCAGTCTGTTGCTGATGCCCGCGTCCAACGCCGACATCGCCATCACCAAGATGATCACCGTGCATCCGCACAACCCTGGGCAGGGCTTGCCGGCGATCCACGGTGAGGTGGTGGTGATGGATGCCCGCACGGGTGTGCGCCGGCTGATGCTGGATGGCCCGACCGTTACCGCGCACCGTACCGCCGCTGTGTCGTTGCTGGCGGCGCGCTTGCTGGCACCTGAGCCCGCGGGAGATCTCCTGTTGATCGGCGCCGGTGCCCAGGCCCGCGCACATCTGGAGGCCTTCCGCTTCGGACTGGGCACGCGTCGCGTCACCATCATTGCGCGCACGGCTGCAAGTGCCGATGGGCTGGCTGACTACGCACGCGCGCTCGGCATGAACGCCACCGCGCTCGCGGGCGGCGATGCGGCAGGCGTGGCGGATGCGGCCCGCGCAGCATTGCCGCAGGCCTCTCTGGTGATCACTGCCACACCGTCATCGCAACCGGTGCTCCCGGATTTGGGGGATCCAAGCCAACCTGCGGGCTACGCGTGGGGAGCGCATCACTTCATCGCGGCTGTTGGCGCATTCCGGCCCGACATGGCGGAGCTGCCGCCACGCCTGTGCGTGCATGCCGCAGCGGTCGACCGGCTGTACGCCGATACGCTCGTCGACCTGGAAGCCGAAGCCGGTGACCTACTCCAGGCTGGCGTGCCATGGTCCCGTGTGCGGCCGTTACAACAGTGCATCGATACGCCGCCCGACACGCTCACGCAGCCCGCGCCGGTGTCCCCGGTGGTGTTCAAAAGCGTCGGCAGTGCCCTGTGGGATCTGGCTGCTTGCGTGCTTGCGCTGACCAAGTCCACGGCTGTTTAA
- a CDS encoding SET domain-containing protein, with protein sequence MTRTSPDATPALAESPPATEAPAKLRRRDRIEVRESGVHGRGVYAVVAIARGKKIIEYKGEHITWKEALRRHPHDPSDPNHTFYFSLEDGSVIDAKYGGNRARWINHACKPNCEAREADGRVFIHALRDIEAGEELFYDYGLVIEGRQTKALKEQFACRCGAKKCRGTMLAPPEKTKKK encoded by the coding sequence ATGACACGCACGTCCCCTGATGCCACGCCGGCTCTGGCTGAGTCCCCGCCCGCGACGGAAGCGCCGGCCAAACTGCGCCGCCGCGATCGCATCGAGGTGCGCGAATCGGGCGTGCACGGACGCGGCGTGTATGCCGTGGTCGCTATCGCACGCGGCAAGAAGATCATCGAATACAAGGGCGAGCACATCACGTGGAAGGAGGCGCTGCGCCGCCATCCGCATGACCCCTCCGACCCGAATCACACGTTCTATTTCAGCCTGGAAGACGGCAGCGTGATCGACGCCAAGTACGGCGGCAACCGCGCGCGCTGGATCAACCACGCCTGCAAGCCGAACTGCGAAGCGCGCGAAGCGGATGGCCGCGTGTTCATTCACGCGCTGCGCGACATCGAAGCCGGCGAAGAACTGTTCTACGACTACGGCCTCGTCATCGAGGGCCGTCAGACCAAGGCACTGAAGGAACAGTTCGCGTGCCGCTGCGGCGCGAAGAAATGCCGCGGCACAATGCTGGCGCCGCCCGAGAAGACCAAGAAGAAGTAA
- a CDS encoding DUF3717 domain-containing protein: MTDALLTITDLEAAINFWRARSPAEGEELRLCAEASALAKPYALMIVQGATRIAPEQLGDKARAAYEAWRAATRG; the protein is encoded by the coding sequence ATGACCGATGCCCTGCTCACCATCACCGATCTGGAGGCCGCCATCAATTTCTGGCGCGCCCGTTCGCCCGCGGAAGGCGAGGAACTGCGGCTGTGTGCCGAGGCGTCGGCGCTGGCCAAGCCGTATGCGCTGATGATTGTACAAGGCGCCACCCGCATCGCCCCTGAGCAACTGGGCGACAAGGCGCGGGCGGCCTATGAAGCGTGGCGCGCAGCCACACGGGGCTGA
- a CDS encoding OmpW/AlkL family protein, with product MAYKKALAAAAGMILATAAHAQAAGSNIVSLGWFRVMPDSSSDPLFINSVGGAPINQPVPNTGAKIKEADTVGLAFTHFFTDNIAVELVGGIPPRHKIEGTGSFSGYGEIGSAKQWSPAVLAKWYFFNADSKFRPYVGAGLNYTWFSDEKITNSAFQNQVLGRGTPGSTSNVTTDSSLNPVLNVGATYAITKDWFVGLSVSYLPLKTTAKIDTTLINGVHIQSEAKIKINPVVTFLNVGYRF from the coding sequence ATGGCCTATAAAAAAGCACTGGCGGCCGCCGCCGGGATGATCCTCGCCACCGCCGCGCACGCACAGGCTGCCGGCAGCAATATCGTCAGCCTCGGCTGGTTCCGCGTGATGCCGGACAGCTCGAGCGATCCGCTGTTCATCAACAGCGTTGGCGGCGCACCCATCAATCAACCGGTGCCGAACACCGGCGCAAAGATCAAGGAAGCGGATACCGTTGGCCTGGCCTTTACGCACTTCTTCACCGACAACATTGCCGTGGAGCTCGTCGGTGGCATTCCGCCGCGCCACAAGATTGAAGGTACGGGCTCGTTCTCCGGCTATGGCGAGATCGGTTCGGCCAAGCAATGGAGCCCGGCCGTGCTTGCCAAGTGGTACTTCTTCAACGCGGACAGCAAGTTCCGTCCGTATGTCGGCGCCGGCTTGAACTACACCTGGTTCTCCGACGAGAAGATCACCAACAGCGCGTTCCAGAATCAGGTCCTGGGTCGTGGCACGCCGGGCAGCACGAGCAATGTGACGACCGACAGCTCGCTCAACCCGGTGCTGAACGTGGGCGCCACGTACGCCATCACCAAGGATTGGTTCGTTGGCTTGTCTGTGTCCTACCTGCCGCTGAAGACCACGGCAAAGATCGACACCACGCTGATCAACGGTGTGCACATTCAGAGCGAAGCGAAGATCAAGATCAATCCGGTCGTGACCTTCCTGAACGTCGGCTACCGCTTCTAA
- a CDS encoding 4a-hydroxytetrahydrobiopterin dehydratase — translation MMPTLNDDQRKALFAELPGWTLQSDRDAIQKTFTFADFNAAFGFMTRVAIKAEQMNHHPEWFNVWNRVEITLSTHDANGLTHRDADLARFIEQAAKGTK, via the coding sequence ATGATGCCGACCCTGAACGACGACCAACGCAAGGCCCTCTTTGCCGAACTGCCCGGCTGGACGCTGCAGAGCGACCGCGACGCCATCCAGAAGACTTTCACCTTTGCCGACTTCAACGCCGCCTTCGGCTTCATGACGCGCGTGGCGATCAAGGCCGAGCAGATGAATCACCACCCGGAGTGGTTCAACGTGTGGAATCGCGTGGAGATCACGTTGTCCACGCATGATGCAAACGGGCTCACGCACCGTGACGCCGATCTCGCGCGCTTTATCGAGCAGGCCGCGAAAGGCACGAAGTAA